A window of the Cynocephalus volans isolate mCynVol1 chromosome 10, mCynVol1.pri, whole genome shotgun sequence genome harbors these coding sequences:
- the LOC134388944 gene encoding cytochrome c oxidase subunit 6B1 yields MAEDIKTKIKNYKTAPFDSRFPNQNQTRNCWQNYLDFHRCEKAMTAKGGDVSVCEWYQRVYKSLCPISWVSAWDEHRAEGTFPGKI; encoded by the exons ATGGCAGAAGACATCAAGACCAAAATCAAGAATTATAAGACTGCCCCTTTTGATAGCCGCTTCCCCAACCAGAACCAGACCAGGAACTGCTGGCAGAACTACCTGG ATTTCCACCGCTGCGAGAAGGCAATGACCGCCAAAGGGGGTGATGTCTCTGTATGTGAATGGTACCAGCGTGTATACAAGTCCCTCTGTCCCATATCCTGG GTCTCAGCTTGGGATGAGCACCGGGCAGAAGGCACATTTCCTGGGAAGATCTGA